A part of Fundulus heteroclitus isolate FHET01 chromosome 23, MU-UCD_Fhet_4.1, whole genome shotgun sequence genomic DNA contains:
- the leprotl1 gene encoding leptin receptor overlapping transcript-like 1 isoform X2, translating into MAGIKALISLSFGGAVGLMFLMLGCALPGYNEYWPLFLLFFYVLSPIPYCISRRVVDDTDSASNACKELAIFLTTGIVISAFGLPIVFARAQVIAWGACALVLTGNVVIFGTILGFFLVFGSNDDFSWQQW; encoded by the exons ATGGCCGGGATTAAAG CTCTCATCAGCCTCTCCTTCGGAGGGGCCGTCGGCCTCATGTTCCTCATGCTGGGATGTGCTCTACCGGGATACAA TGAATACTGGCCTttgttcctcctcttcttctacGTCCTCTCCCCCATCCCTTACTGCATCTCGCGGCGGGTGGTTGATGACACAGACTCTGCCAGTAACGCCTGCAAAGAGCTGGCCATCTTCCTCACGACGGGCATCGTCATCTCTGCCTTCGGCCTGCCCATCGTCTTCGCTAGAGCTCAAGTG ATTGCCTGGGGGGCGTGTGCGCTCGTGCTAACAGGTAACGTAGTCATCTTCGGGACCATCCTGGGCTTCTTCCTGGTCTTCGGATCCAACGACGACTTCAGTTGGCAGCAGTGGTAA
- the LOC105937718 gene encoding lamin-A isoform X1 gives MSEPAVNRMMSMRRFFRAQRDEDYSQIQYLTAKCTRLAHDKAELEREFLLSREKERKLQNELEAVTFRLVQQEQLNLELRINQDQLICRIRQQQNLVDVLQQRLVLLAEESRRDVELLQQVNSELACLQSSEVKLEGLVAELHAEAQHRAALAESLHAELRCKMVQLNELQDTNSALTEELRDLRRTHQEEVKELQQENSGSLSKLQETAEQFEWLCQQQKYWMRCVKRFKDCLMEERQTLLHQVSMVEKKVREEKKSSHGGSPTQSLLRPLEDGEMSDSITSLDADVVTNLEAQVEKSNLLYEELFTQAGSPISRYQKPP, from the exons ATGTCTGAACCAGCAGTCAACAGAATGATGAGTATGAGGAGGTTCTTCAGAGCCCAAAGGGACGAGGACTACAGCCAGATCCAGTACCTGACCGCCAAATGCACCCGCCTGGCTCATGATAAGG CAGAACTGGAAAGAGAATTTCTGTTGTccagagagaaggagaggaagCTGCAGAATGAGCTGGAAGCTGTGACCTTTCGTCTCGTCCAGCAGGAGCAGCTAAACCTGGAGCTCAGGATAAACCAGGACCAGCTCATCTGCAGGATCCgtcagcagcag aacctggtggacgtCCTGCAGCAACGCCTGGTCCTGCTGGCAGAGGAGAGTCGTCGGGacgtggagctgctgcagcaggtCAACTCAGAGCTGGCATGTCTGCAAAGCTCTGAGGTGAAGCTGGAGGGCCTGGTGGCGGAGCTGCATGCTGAGGCCCAGCATCGAGCAGCACTGGCAGAGAGCCTGCATGCAGAGCTGCGCTG TAAGATGGTGCAGCTGAATGAGCTACAGGACACTAACAGCGCTCTGACAGAAGAGCTGAGGGACCTCCGCAGAACTCATCAGGAGGAG gtgaaggagctgcagcaggagaaTAGCGGAAGCCTGAGTAAACTCCAGGAGACGGCAGAGCAGTTTGAGTGGCTCTGTCAGCAACAGAAGTACTGGATGCGCTGTGTCAAAAG GTTCAAAGACTGTCTGATGGAGGAGAGACAAACTCTGCTGCATCAGGTCAGCATGGTGGAGAAGAAAGTTAGGGAAGAGAAGAAGAGCTCACATGGTGGCAGTCCGACACAAAGCCTCCTGCGCCCTCTAGAGGACGGAGAGATGAGTGACAG TATAACATCATTGGATGCAGATGTAGTGACAAATCTTGAAGCTCAGGTGGAGAAGTCAAACCTCCTGTACGAGGAGCTCTTTACACAG GCAGGGAGCCCTATCAGCAGATACCAGAAACCTCCATGA
- the LOC105937718 gene encoding lamin-A isoform X2, with product MSEPAVNRMMSMRRFFRAQRDEDYSQIQYLTAKCTRLAHDKELEREFLLSREKERKLQNELEAVTFRLVQQEQLNLELRINQDQLICRIRQQQNLVDVLQQRLVLLAEESRRDVELLQQVNSELACLQSSEVKLEGLVAELHAEAQHRAALAESLHAELRCKMVQLNELQDTNSALTEELRDLRRTHQEEVKELQQENSGSLSKLQETAEQFEWLCQQQKYWMRCVKRFKDCLMEERQTLLHQVSMVEKKVREEKKSSHGGSPTQSLLRPLEDGEMSDSITSLDADVVTNLEAQVEKSNLLYEELFTQAGSPISRYQKPP from the exons ATGTCTGAACCAGCAGTCAACAGAATGATGAGTATGAGGAGGTTCTTCAGAGCCCAAAGGGACGAGGACTACAGCCAGATCCAGTACCTGACCGCCAAATGCACCCGCCTGGCTCATGATAAGG AACTGGAAAGAGAATTTCTGTTGTccagagagaaggagaggaagCTGCAGAATGAGCTGGAAGCTGTGACCTTTCGTCTCGTCCAGCAGGAGCAGCTAAACCTGGAGCTCAGGATAAACCAGGACCAGCTCATCTGCAGGATCCgtcagcagcag aacctggtggacgtCCTGCAGCAACGCCTGGTCCTGCTGGCAGAGGAGAGTCGTCGGGacgtggagctgctgcagcaggtCAACTCAGAGCTGGCATGTCTGCAAAGCTCTGAGGTGAAGCTGGAGGGCCTGGTGGCGGAGCTGCATGCTGAGGCCCAGCATCGAGCAGCACTGGCAGAGAGCCTGCATGCAGAGCTGCGCTG TAAGATGGTGCAGCTGAATGAGCTACAGGACACTAACAGCGCTCTGACAGAAGAGCTGAGGGACCTCCGCAGAACTCATCAGGAGGAG gtgaaggagctgcagcaggagaaTAGCGGAAGCCTGAGTAAACTCCAGGAGACGGCAGAGCAGTTTGAGTGGCTCTGTCAGCAACAGAAGTACTGGATGCGCTGTGTCAAAAG GTTCAAAGACTGTCTGATGGAGGAGAGACAAACTCTGCTGCATCAGGTCAGCATGGTGGAGAAGAAAGTTAGGGAAGAGAAGAAGAGCTCACATGGTGGCAGTCCGACACAAAGCCTCCTGCGCCCTCTAGAGGACGGAGAGATGAGTGACAG TATAACATCATTGGATGCAGATGTAGTGACAAATCTTGAAGCTCAGGTGGAGAAGTCAAACCTCCTGTACGAGGAGCTCTTTACACAG GCAGGGAGCCCTATCAGCAGATACCAGAAACCTCCATGA
- the leprotl1 gene encoding leptin receptor overlapping transcript-like 1 isoform X1, with protein sequence MAGIKALISLSFGGAVGLMFLMLGCALPGYNSEYWPLFLLFFYVLSPIPYCISRRVVDDTDSASNACKELAIFLTTGIVISAFGLPIVFARAQVIAWGACALVLTGNVVIFGTILGFFLVFGSNDDFSWQQW encoded by the exons ATGGCCGGGATTAAAG CTCTCATCAGCCTCTCCTTCGGAGGGGCCGTCGGCCTCATGTTCCTCATGCTGGGATGTGCTCTACCGGGATACAA CAGTGAATACTGGCCTttgttcctcctcttcttctacGTCCTCTCCCCCATCCCTTACTGCATCTCGCGGCGGGTGGTTGATGACACAGACTCTGCCAGTAACGCCTGCAAAGAGCTGGCCATCTTCCTCACGACGGGCATCGTCATCTCTGCCTTCGGCCTGCCCATCGTCTTCGCTAGAGCTCAAGTG ATTGCCTGGGGGGCGTGTGCGCTCGTGCTAACAGGTAACGTAGTCATCTTCGGGACCATCCTGGGCTTCTTCCTGGTCTTCGGATCCAACGACGACTTCAGTTGGCAGCAGTGGTAA
- the srp72 gene encoding signal recognition particle subunit SRP72, which translates to MASGGVAVASLWTEVNRCGQNGDYTRALKALAKILQENRDDVTALQCKVVCLVQNGSFKEALNVMNTHSKVLGSEVVFEKAYCEYRLNRVESSLKTIESAPDQTDKLKELYGQVLYRLERYDECKSVYTDLIRNSQDEYEEERKTNLAAVVAAMSQWEKAPMEDLGLPESTYELCYNTACALIGQGQLTEAFNKLRQAEELCRVSLAEDSDVTEEDIESELAVIHSQMAYIMQLQGRTDEALQLYNQVIKLKPSDVGLLAVTANNIITINKDQNVFDSKKKVKLTNAEGVEYKLAKKQLQAIEINKALLAMYTNQADQCRKLASSLQSQNPGHPRPVLIQAAQLCREKQHSKAVELLQQFSEKNPESASGIKLTMAQLYLVQGHVTKACDVLRSIEEFKHKAGMVSALVTMYSHEEDIDSAIDVFKQAIEYYQAEQPGSAAHLALVREAANFKLKHGRKKEAISDLEQLWKQNTNDVHTLAQLISAYSLVDTNKAKSLSKHLPSADTMSFNVDVDELEHSPGATYVRKKAGKVVGENLPKEPGQGEVKKKRKKKKGKLPKNYDPKATPDPERWLPMKERSYYRGKKKGKKKEQIGKGTQGATAGASAELDASKTASSPPTSPRPGSASGSSTAPSGSGAVPPRQQKPSSSGATRKKAPQKKKKGGKGGW; encoded by the exons ATGGCGAGCGGAGGGGTGGCTGTGGCTTCACTTTGGACCGAAGTGAACCGCTGTGGACAGAACGGGGACTACACCAGGGCTCTGAAGGCGCTCGCAAAAA TTTTGCAGGAGAACAGGGACGATGTGACGGCCCTTCAATGTAAAGTCGTTTGCCTCGTTCAGAATGGGAGCTTCAAGGAGGCGCTGAATGTCATGAACACCCACTCCAAAGTGCTCGGGAG tgaGGTTGTATTTGAGAAGGCATACTGCGAGTACCGGCTGAACAGAGTGGAAAGTTCCCTGAAGACCATTGAAAGTGCTCCTGACCAGACAGACAAGCTGAAGGAACTTTACGGTCAAGTG CTGTATAGACTGGAGCGCTACGACGAGTGCAAGAGCGTCTACACGGATCTGATCAGGAACTCTCAGGATGAGTacgaggaggagaggaagaccAACCTCGCTGCCGTGGTGGCTGCCATGAGCCAATGGGAGAAGGCGCCCATG GAGGATCTGGGTCTTCCTGAGTCGACATATGAGCTCTGTTACAACACTGCCTGCGCTCTGATTGGTCAAGGGCAGCTGACAGAGGCCTTCAATAAACTACGGCAAGCAGAAG AACTTTGCAGAGTCTCTTTGGCAGAAGATTCT GACGTGACCGAGGAAGACATCGAGTCAGAGCTGGCGGTCATCCATTCTCAGATGGCGTACATCATGCAGCTACAGGGCCGAACAGACGAGGCTTTGCAGCTCTACAACCAGGTCATCAAGCTCAA GCCCTCTGACGTTGGGCTTCTGGCTGTGACGGCGAACAACATCATCACGATCAATAAG GACCAAAACGTGTTCGACTCCAAGAAAAAGGTGAAGCTGACAAATGCAGAAGGAGTCGAATACAAGCTGGCGAAGAAGCAGCTGCAGGCCATCGAGATCAACAAAGCGCTGCTGGCCATGTACACTAACCAG GCCGACCAGTGCAGGAAACTGGCGTCCAGTCTTCAGTCTCAGAATCCAGGCCACCCTCGACCGGTCCTCATCCAGGCAGCTCAGCTGTGCAGGGAGAAGCAGCACAGCAAAGCCGTGGAGCTCCTGCAG CAATTCTCAGAGAAAAACCCAGAGAGTGCGTCTGGCATTAAACTAACAATGGCACAACTGTATCTAGTACAAG GTCACGTCACAAAAGCCTGTGATGTCCTCAGATCCATTGAAGAGTTCAAGCACAAAGCAGGAATG gtttcagCTCTGGTAACCATGTACTCCCACGAAGAAGATATCGACAGTGCTATCGACGTTTTCAAACAGGCTATAGAGTATTATCAAGCTGAACAG cCCGGATCTGCTGCACATTTGGCTCTGGTGCGAGAAGCTGCAAACTTCAAACTGAAGCACGGACGGAAAAAAGAAGCCATCAGTGATCTGGAGCAGCTGTGGAA ACAAAACACGAACGATGTTCACACTCTGGCGCAACTGATCTCCGCTTATTCTCTGGTGGACACAAATAAAGCCAAATC TCTCAGCAAGCACCTGCCGTCTGCCGACACCATGTCTTTCAATGTAGACGTGGACGAGCTGGAGCACTCGCCCGGCGCCACTTACGTCAGGAAAAAAGCCGGTAAAGTGGTCGGAGAAAACCTTCCCAAGGAGCCAGG CCAAGGCGAGgtaaaaaagaagaggaagaaaaagaaag gcAAACTGCCAAAGAACTACGACCCCAAAGCAACGCCGGACCCTGAGAGGTGGCTACCGATGAAGGAGCGCTCCTATTACAGAGGCAAGAAGAAGGGGAAGAAGAAGGAGCAAATAGGAAAAGGCACACAGGGAGCGACGGCAGGAGCTTCAGCAGAGCT ggATGCCAGTAAAACGGCCAGTAGCCCCCCGACGTCCCCGAGACCAGGGTCCGCCTCCGGCTCATCCACAGCCCCCAGCGGCAGCGGCGCGGTCCCACCTCGACAGCAGAAACCGTCGTCATCCGGGGCCACGCGCAAGAAGgcaccacagaagaagaagaagggaggCAAAGGAGGCTGGTAG